Proteins from a single region of Bombus pascuorum chromosome 5, iyBomPasc1.1, whole genome shotgun sequence:
- the LOC132906698 gene encoding protein nessun dorma, translating to MEIYTFDKSLQERLVELTEILSSRGEIVPASQIQTEWSYHIELVLEPGGWQALWRIPRLVCEDFHIHYPTIVVVEVEQVDFCDLSALVKITAVQDEIQLPEKYDVSLIDLYPTYNQENNVLDIVGTASCLDQLRFFYKYLWMPWDVDDDDNVDWVSVHLETRIRLFFDMKRLVVSKEISDIIRGLVREGKEIEEKISRLEDTISEGEESENDIVDGGTACQLMKLHFRLQQIKREMEVLENPAMREIFLNQTSSLDDEIEKSKSTEMSKEGYFVWLGGTLEEMKAKINKVQASLPPELFFKISGSLIETLRTCDAGDIVIVGKGTHRIKGADRLEDGGTIRGIDSLEHTILNMKDTETAPSLLDFSGSEVLLENITVDVGDLRAAVIVRVGTTKIVNCKICALNRSMVKLGVVVLPDAKLIIENTLFDSLGTGLVIYSNGEVFMNNCNFTNCAEGIQIHDNAKLTAKNCSLTHFKEYAIRLETQKYLNDTKRKCGSLELLEKVPDISLYGCKSEGNGKGDVILKRTTSFILRKQDESMET from the exons ATGGAGATATATACCTTTGACAAAAGTCTTCAAGAAAGGCTAGTTGAATTAACAGAAATATTATCTAGCAGAGGTGAAATTGTACCTGCATCACAAATTCAGACAGAATGGTCTTATCATATAGAACTTGTACTAGAACCTGGTGGTTGGCAAGCATTATGGAGAATACCACGTTTAGTGTGCGAAGATTTTCATATTCATTATCCTACTATTGTGGTAGTAGAAGTTGAGCAAGTTGATTTCTGTGATCTATCTGCATTGGTGAAAATAACTGCTGTTCAAGATGAAATTCAATTACCCGAAAAATACGATGTATCACTTATTGATCTTTATCCAACTTATAATCAGGAAAACAATGTTTTGGATATAGTGGGTACTGCGTCCTGCCTCGATCAGCTgagatttttttataaatatttatggatgCCATGGGACGTAGATGACGACGATAATGTCGATTGGGTGTCTGTACATTTGGAAACAAGAATTAGATTGTTCTTCGACATGAAAAGGCTTGTTGTTAGTAAAGAAATTAGCGATATCATTAGAGGTTTAGTAAGGGAAGGAAAGGAGATCGAAGAGAAGATATCAAGATTAGAGGATACTATTTCCGAGGGAGAAGAATCAGAGAATGATATAGTGGATGGGGGAACAGCATGTCAGTTGATGAAACTTCATTTTCGTTTGCAACAAATTAAAAGGGAGATGGAAGTTCTTGAAAACCCAGCTATGAGAGAAATTTTTCTGAATCAGACCTCATCTTTGGATGATGAAATagagaaaagtaaaagtaCAGAAATGAGCAAGGAAGGCTATTTTGTGTGGCTCGGTGGAACTCTTGAGGAAATGAAggcaaaaataaacaaagttcAAGCTTCTTTACCCccagaattattttttaa aaTATCTGGATCTTTGATAGAGACTCTACGCACGTGTGACGCAGGAGATATCGTTATAGTTGGAAAAGGAACTCATCGAATAAAAGGAGCTGATAGATTGGAAGATGGAGGTACCATTAGAGGAATCGATAGCTTAGAACATACCATTCTTAATATGAAAGACACAGAAACTGCACCATCGTTGCTTGATTTCTCTGGCAGTGAA GTTTTACTAGAAAATATTACTGTAGATGTGGGTGATCTTAGAGCAGCTGTAATAGTGAGAGTTGGAACCACAAAAAtagttaattgtaaaatatgtgCCTTAAATCGGAGTATGGTGAAATTAGGAGTTGTAGTTTTACCAGatgcaaaattaataatagaaaacacACTCTTTGACAGTCTTGGGACAGGTTTAGTTATCTATAGTAACGGAGAAGTGTTTATGAATAATTGCAACTTTACAAATTGCGCAGAGGGTATACAA ATTCATGACAATGCAAAATTAACAGCAAAAAATTGTTCTCTCACACATTTTAAGGAATACGCTATTCGATTAGAaacgcaaaaatatttaaacgatacaAAACGTAAATGTGGTAGCCTTGAATTATTAGAAAAGGTACCTGACATTTCTCTATATGGTTGTAAGTCTGAGGGTAACGGCAAAGGAGATGTTATATTGAAGCGGACCAcatcatttattttaagaaaacaaGATGAGTCTATGGAGACTTAG